In Malus sylvestris chromosome 2, drMalSylv7.2, whole genome shotgun sequence, the genomic stretch AAAATCTGCAACCTGAAAGAACAGAAAAATGAATACATTAAAGGATGATCTCGGGATGTTGAATGACTTTGGCATGAAATTATAAACAACTTGGGGACTATACCATGGCTTCGAAGTTGTTATCAATGAGAATGTTAGCAGATTTGATATCACGATGGATGATTTTCGGGTGGCCTGGATGCAACTCAAGTTCCAATTAATTAGTAATGATGagactatatatatatgtcagaCATATACAATAGTTAAATAAATGGGATAAACGATATAAGGGCTGCGACTTTCTTACAATCTTCATGAAGGTATGCAAGCCCTTTGGCAGACCCAACTGCAATCCGAAGTCTAGTTGGCCAATCCATAGGTGGTAGACCCTTTCCTGCAACACAAAGTTTCAAAAATAGCTCAAAAAGATGAACAAATACACAGCCATTTAACCAAACGTGTTGATTATCTTGTTGACTGcctctcttttcatttttataaaacGAGAGATGATCAACAAAAATGTGTTGGATGGTAGCACTCATAATAGATTAAAGTAAATTGATgaatttgatcttttttttgttgttgttgatgatttGTTGTCATTTAGTGTTATCAACAAAATATCGACAATGTACTAGATTGTGTGACAGGGAATATGCTAAGTGCATTCATACTCACCATGCAAGTGATATTCCATGGTTTTGTTGGGAACAAATTCATAGACCAGCATTCTCTGCTCACCAACAATACAATATCCAACCAGTGACACAAGATGTCGATGGTGAACGCGACTAATGATCTCCACCTCTGCTGCGaattctctttctccttgcccACTGCCCGACTTGAGACTTTTCACTGCAATTATTGTTCCATTGGGCAAAACACCTTTGTGCACATACCCGAACCCGCCCTGACCCAACAAATTGGCCTGATCAAACCCATTAGTAGCGGCTGCTAGCTCATCATATGTGAAGGTGCTCTTGTTGAAACCAAGTGCCATTGATGGTGAGGGAGGTGGCAATGGGGGTGCTGAGTAATTGGTGCTCACTTCACCGCTCATCGGCATTTGAGGAGGTGTTGAAGAccaagcaccaccaccaccaccaggtGGTTGGTTGTTTAGCCTCATCACATGGTCTCCTTGTGGATTATTCATATCGTGCCAACTTTGTTGTTGTGTGTTGTAATAGCCACCACCAGCTGCGCACACATAAAGTTGTTTTCCTTTATTGTATGAACAAGTCAATAAGTCTATTGTATGTTCTAcgataattatattattttcttttagttcAACCATTTCAACGTTTTCCGTATGTGTCTTAAGCTCTTTGATTAGCAAGACATCAAAACAAACATTCCTAAAACACATCAAAGAATTCCAAAACATTCCTAAAAATCACAATGATAGATCGCGCTTATATGATCTGCCAGTTTATGTGTACGTCATACCATGTGGTCAGCTAATGTGGTATGAAAATATGGTACTTCAAGCATTAGCGAAATAATGAATGTTGCTAGggcaaaaaaggagaaaaaaacaaTGAATGTTATACATGGATTAATGCATGGGTGATGAACGAGTTAGGGTTTGACACCTTTAGGAGCATCTCCATAGTACTGCATATCGCGGCGctttctcctcctcttcctgATGCAAACCACACAAACGACGAGCAGGACAATTATAATTACAGCTGCCCCAATTGCAACTCCCGCCGCCCTGCCTttatttgaagatgatgatgtgTCGTCATCATCAGAACTACTTTTTGATGAGGAACTACTAGCACGTGGTGGCGTGAGTGCACCAGAGGGAGAAGTCCGAGAACGCCCTGGAGGAGGAGGCGCACTCAAAGTCTCATCTTCAGCATCTGCCGCTGGTGTCTGTTGTGCCGGCGTTGCCTTTCCCGGTGATTCCTTAGCATGAGGTGGAGATGGGGTCGCCTCTTTTGGTGCAGGTGGAGACTGGGACCCCTGCTTGGGTGGATGTGGCGATGATGATGAAGACGAGTCCTTAGGAGGTGGCGATGATGATGAAGACGAGTCCTTGGGAGGCGGCGATGATGATGAAGACGAGTCCTTTGGAGGCGGAGATGATGATGGAGGCGGCGAGGACGGTGGTGGTGATGATGCCGGCGTCGAGGATGGTGGTGGCGCCGAAGATGAGTCCTCTGGGGATTCCTTTGGAGATGGACCAGATGGAGATGACTTGGACGAGTCCGGCGTAGgtggtgaagaagatgaagagtcCGGGGACGGCTCACTGTCAGAAGACATTATTCGTCTCTTGCTCAACCTCCGGCCAAGGACTAATTTCCCAAAGAGTTGTATGTTGTGGTGGCGGGAAACTTCACCTCTCCCAGAACTGCTCGTCGCAATGATTGAAGTCCCCTAGACCATGATCAAATTCAACAATATTTGAAAGAAACAACATTAGGTTTTGGAAGATCAACGTATCTCACGACGCATGCAATCATGCAGACGCATATAAGAGAGAAAATGCAAATGTGTAACTTAAACGAATGTACATGTACATGTGCTACCAAGTAAAGATAACAACATTAGTATCGATCTCCCTCCAGGATTTAGATCCCATGTTCTGACATGTACGTATGACATTAAAAAAGAATTTTCTGAAATTTAAAATCGGATATTTTTGGAGAAAAAATCGTAAGATCGTCTGGAAATTAAGGGGtggaaaacaaataattaaggtGGTACCTGGTGATCAAAGAAAGAAGGTAGGAGGGTTCTCaaaggaaagagaaaggagGTATGATTGCCATGGCATTATGGCCTCCTACAAAGGAGGGACCAACCCCTTagctctctctctaaacctatCTATCTGTGTAGGCCAGCCCTTAACTTAGCATTTTGtttgttatttcttttaccAGTTCTTCTCTCCCACTTTGGCACCTCGCTGCAATCCCCCACATTTGTATTTGCTTTACATTCTTCCCTCACAGCCAACAAATATAGCCTTCAAATTTAGACATTTCCTCCACCTTTCACGCGCATCTCTTCACACTTGTTACAACTCACATCAACCAACTGAATAACCTACTCAGTAACAAGTAAACACAGCATAAAATGGTACCAAGAATAGTAACTTGTAGGTATTGTGTCCGTATAGGCCAGACATCCGTTATTTTGCACCCGCTCAGCACCTTATTATCCCCTCTTACACCACGGTAGAAGTTCAATTCTTACACTTCTCCGTTATTTTCTAGTTAGGACACAACTCGGTTAATTGTGTATCAGTCGAGCATTTTTCTGTCATTATTGTATTTTCCCTTCCTTCTCATCAGAACAATAGATGGTAATAATATCACTGGATATTGGAAAGAAAAGTATGTATAAGCAAGATGACGATGAAAAAAGCTCGACGGATACAGAATTAGAAGATGTGATTCGTTCTAATGTACATTGACTAAATTTTAACAATTTTCCAGAACTGATTTGTTTTCTGATATGATCTTGGCTGTGGTTGTACTTTGAGAATTAAAGAGCAAATTGTATCAATTTGCTGATTAAGAAATGAAAACATTCAGCATTCAAAGGACCTCTGACTAAAGAAATATTCAGCATTCATTAAGGTGAAAGGTGAAGCCACAATACATGtggagcaaaaattgtacataatatgtaaacaaattattcactcgacacaatttcaccctcgttcatttttccgaagagggttttattaattcgagttcgacccattctaggttacgcgcctattaattacaacctttcttttgggaaagaaataccctttgattccaaTTCGAATAAAATGTAACTTGAGGATTTTGGTGttagtttgattttgtgactgcaccTAGGCCGaaccctagattgcctacgtaccctcttaagggatcaagtcactcgtagttcatgGTGTTTGGGTTTTGATGCCttatgcagtttcagctcatgcaggcgaggagcatagaaaatttgatatggcttcatgccatttgagacttttcttcggctttgtgccatttgaaacttttcttcggcttcgtgccattttggtatttgatggcaggagtgaatttagtttatatgaACCAGGGATTCGTTTCGGTTTCACGGTTGCGTCTA encodes the following:
- the LOC126585600 gene encoding proline-rich receptor-like protein kinase PERK4 — translated: MGSKSWREIDTNGTSIIATSSSGRGEVSRHHNIQLFGKLVLGRRLSKRRIMSSDSEPSPDSSSSSPPTPDSSKSSPSGPSPKESPEDSSSAPPPSSTPASSPPPSSPPPSSSPPPKDSSSSSSPPPKDSSSSSSPPPKDSSSSSSPHPPKQGSQSPPAPKEATPSPPHAKESPGKATPAQQTPAADAEDETLSAPPPPGRSRTSPSGALTPPRASSSSSKSSSDDDDTSSSSNKGRAAGVAIGAAVIIIVLLVVCVVCIRKRRRKRRDMQYYGDAPKAGGGYYNTQQQSWHDMNNPQGDHVMRLNNQPPGGGGGAWSSTPPQMPMSGEVSTNYSAPPLPPPSPSMALGFNKSTFTYDELAAATNGFDQANLLGQGGFGYVHKGVLPNGTIIAVKSLKSGSGQGEREFAAEVEIISRVHHRHLVSLVGYCIVGEQRMLVYEFVPNKTMEYHLHGKGLPPMDWPTRLRIAVGSAKGLAYLHEDCHPKIIHRDIKSANILIDNNFEAMVADFGLAKLSSDNNTHVSTRVMGTFGYLAPEYASSGKLTEKSDVFSFGVMLLELITGKKPVDPSNAMDDSLVDWARPLLTRALEDNNYAELVDIRLDNNYNPNEMARMVACAAASIRHSARKRAKMSQIVRALEGDVSLDDLNEGTKPGKSSMFNASGGSSDYDTQAYNADMKKFRKLALSSQEFGSSDFGTSSNDSREMSTPKK